TAAAGGGCTTATCACTCCAGGGACTGTTGTAGTGAATGCTCCTGGCGATCAACTCTTTACCCGTACCGCTTTCTCCTTGAATGAGAACCGTCACGCGGGATTCCGAGACCAGAGCAATAGTCTTGAACACCTCTTTCATTCTGCGGCTTCGGGAAATCATATGCGGTCGGTGGTCGGTAGGGTTGAAGGCCTGATCCAAAGCCTCAACCTCACGATCCTGGTCTACAGCAGTGACCTCCAGGCGTCGTATCACCGCATCCATCTCAGCGATGTCAATTGGCTTATGAAGGTAGTCGAACGCTCCAAGCTTTATCGCCTGAATCGTGCTCTCCATGGTCTGAAAAGCCGTGATCACTATTACCTGCAGCTTGGGGAATCTTCCACGCAGCTTTTCCAGGACTTCAAGTCCGCTCATCCCCGGGAGTCGAATGTCCAGAATTACCAGTACAGGCCGGACCTGCTCCACCAGCCTGATCCCGTCCGGGCCATTGGCAGCCGTGTATACATCCCAGTTCCTGATCTTGAAAAAGATCTCCATAGACTCCAAAATGGAGTTTTGATCGTCAATGATGCATACTTTCGATTTCATACAAAGAGCTCATTTCTGCGGCAGCACCAGCGTGAAGGCAATACCTTGAGGTATCCGCTCCGTAACTTCTACACGACCCCCGTGAGCCTCCACGATTTTCTTGACGTTTCCTAGCCCTAAACCGATGCCTCCCGCTTTTTGACTGAAAAAAGGATCAAAAACATACGGCCGCTTCTCTTTGGGAATACCGGGGCCGTTGTCGGCAATTCGTATGTGGATGCTCGGTTGACCTTTTTCCCATGAAGCTCTGGAACTGACGAATATACGCCCTTGCTTCGGGAGTGCTTCGAGCGCATTGAGCAGCAGGTTGATCAAGGCCTGCTCCATTCTCTCGGGATCCACCCACACTTCTGTCACCTTTCCACTGAGCCGGCATAAGACTCTTACTCCCTGGTAGGCAATTCTCTGCTCCACTATTCGGAGACACCCTTCAACAAGGTCTCTAAGACTGACAAAGCGGCAATTCAAACGAAACGGGATGGTGAGGTTCATCATTTCCGTGATGCACCTTCTGATCTGCTCTATCTCGTGGAGCGTTGTTGACAGAAGCTTCCCGCGGTCTTTCTCCGGTAACTGACTTTCCGAAAACATCTGAACATTCATCTTGATCGCTGTCAGAGGGTTATTGACCTCATGAGCCAACGAGGCAGTGAATTTGGCCAGTGCGTTAAGCTTCTCCGCCTCTCGGGTCTTTCTTTCAAGCTCAACTCGCTCGCTGATATCCCGGCAGATACCGATATTGGCTGATTCACCCCCGTACGAAGTAAGCTTTGCCATTATTTCGGTCGGAAGCTGCCGACCGTCACGGTGTAGACGCAGGTATTCGAGCCGAGACGCCAAAACCGTACCGTCGCGACTGCCGGAATACGCGGTTCTGACCGCTGCACTCGACTCGGGGGCGACAAAATCGAGATAATGTCGTCCCAAAATGTCATGCGATTCATATCCGTGCATCTGTGCAAATGCATTGTTCGCATAGACTATCGTCCCATCGACCAGGACAAAGTAACCGTCATTGATATCCTCTACGAGTATCTTGTATTTCCGTTCAGACTCCGCAAGCTTTCGCGTCCTGTCCGCTACCTCCTGTTCCAGGAACTTGGCTTGATTACGAAGAAGTTCTTCGTGAAGATCCTGAAAATATGCGCTGAAACGGGTGACTGTAGAGACCATAATCTGGTGGAGACGAAGGAGAGTCTGCATTAAGAAAGGGGGCTGGATGTTCGCAACCAGCAAAGGGATCACGGTAGCGCGATATTGTTCGAAGGCCCGTTGGACTTCCGAAAGCGTAAACCCGCCGTGAAGTCTTTTATGCGCGATGAAGTTGATGAATTGACCGAGATCGGTCCATTGGTCGTCCACCAGTGCTTTCCGAAAGCAACTGGTAGCATAATCGATCAGCGTTGTGAGCTCTTCTGCCGGTTCGTCCGAATATCGTGAAGATTGGTCGTTGAGCATATGGTATGCCCAGGTCTCCACGATCTGCTTGTGATATCGGTCGAGAACGTCGGCGAGATCCACGAAGCGTCTCCTTAAACGGCTACTGTCATGCAGTATGGCTTCGTTCGATGTCCGAGTTTTCGTCAGGCGTGGGAGAAAGGCCCGCGATCGTCACGATATTCAAATATTCATCATACAGATGAGCGGTGTAAGGTGCAAGCAATTTTCAACAATATTGAAAGGCTTTTTCAACTGGTCCGGTTCGCCTCTATATTCCTTAAATCTCCTTCCGGTTGGCTTGTGATGCAGATTTGTCACTTCGCGTGCGAGGCTTACAGTTTTATGCGGCCTGGAATCTTACGAATAGATCCGAACACTGCAAAATTCTTTCAATCGGCCAAGCGTTTCCGATGAAGAAGATGAGGAATTCCTGGACCCAGCTCTTGGCACGTTAAGTGCACAGCCCCGATAACTGAAGCAAGACGGGCATGCCTGAAGCGGTAATAGTCGCAAAGGCAGAAGATTCACTCACCACACAGAGAGAAGCACTCAATAGACTAATTGAGAAAAGACTCCGCCGCTCGCAATTATCGAGCACTCAATCAAAATGATACGTCAGAATCCGAATCCAGGAGTTCTGAAAAATGTGACCTGTGGCTTATGGAGGTTTTAGATGTCGGCGCAGGGATTTCCTCACATTTTCGGTGAGGGTAAAGTAGGAAAATTTACAGTC
The sequence above is a segment of the Desulfomonile tiedjei DSM 6799 genome. Coding sequences within it:
- a CDS encoding two-component system sensor histidine kinase NtrB yields the protein MDLADVLDRYHKQIVETWAYHMLNDQSSRYSDEPAEELTTLIDYATSCFRKALVDDQWTDLGQFINFIAHKRLHGGFTLSEVQRAFEQYRATVIPLLVANIQPPFLMQTLLRLHQIMVSTVTRFSAYFQDLHEELLRNQAKFLEQEVADRTRKLAESERKYKILVEDINDGYFVLVDGTIVYANNAFAQMHGYESHDILGRHYLDFVAPESSAAVRTAYSGSRDGTVLASRLEYLRLHRDGRQLPTEIMAKLTSYGGESANIGICRDISERVELERKTREAEKLNALAKFTASLAHEVNNPLTAIKMNVQMFSESQLPEKDRGKLLSTTLHEIEQIRRCITEMMNLTIPFRLNCRFVSLRDLVEGCLRIVEQRIAYQGVRVLCRLSGKVTEVWVDPERMEQALINLLLNALEALPKQGRIFVSSRASWEKGQPSIHIRIADNGPGIPKEKRPYVFDPFFSQKAGGIGLGLGNVKKIVEAHGGRVEVTERIPQGIAFTLVLPQK